The Deltaproteobacteria bacterium region AGAATCCCGATCTGAAGGCCGCAGAGGCGCGCACGCAGGCTGCGAGAGAGAGCGTTTCGCCGGCCGGGGCTCTCGATGACCCGATGCTGATGGTGCAGCTCTGGAACGCGCCGGTGGATTTCTCTTCCATCCCGGTCATGGTCCAGCTCACGCAACCGATTCCGCTCGGTGGAAAAAGAGCCGCGCGTACCGATGCCGCCCGCGCCGACGCTTCGATGGCGGAGGCCGAGCTGGCCGGCAAACGGCGGGAGATCGAAACGCAGGTTGCCTCCGCTTACTTCGATCTGTTCCTCGCCGAGCGGACGCTGGAAGTGGACGACGAGCTGGAGGGCCTCCTGAAGGTGCTCTTGCAGTCGTCGGAGGCGCGCGTCTCGACCGGCAAGGGCGAGCAGGTGGAGCTCTTGCGCGCGCAAGGTTCGCTCGTCCAGCTCAAATCGGATCGGGAGACCGCAGTCGATCACCGCCGATCCGCGTGGTCGCGGCTGGCGTCCTTGCTTGACCGCGATCTGGCCGCGCCCACCGGAACGACCACGCAGCCCGGAATGCTGACGTCACTGCCGGAGGTGAGCGAATTGCAGCAGCGCGCATTGCGCGAGCGGCCGGAGCTCGCCGCCGCCCGCGCGCAGATCGCAGCGGCCGAGGCCCAGGCGCGGCTGGCCAAGGCCTCCACGGTACCTGACCTGGGCGTCTTCGCGGCCGAGATGCACGTATTCAGGAACCCTGGCGGCCCGTCGAATTTTCTCTTCGCGGGCGTGCAAGTAAACCTCCCGATCTTCAGCGGCGGCAAGAACCGCCCGCGCATCGCCTCCGCACAGGCCCTGGTCATCGCGGCGCAGGAGGCAACGCATGCGCTGCGCAACCGCGTAGCCTCGGAGATCGCCGAGACGTACGCACACCTGCTCGCGGAGCAGCATCAGATCGACCTGCACCACCAGCTCATTCCGATCGCGCGCCAGACGGTCGAGAGCGCGCAATCGAGCTACGCCGCGGGGCGCACGGCCTTCGTCATGGTCCTCGACAGCGCGCGCGAGCTGCGCATGCACGAGCTAGATCTGGCGACGCACTTCGCGATGTACGAACAGCGCCTCGCCGAACTGCAGCGGGCGGTCGGGGCGGATCTGGGACTCGAGCGATCAGCGGAGGCAGGCCATGAAGAGCGTCATTAGCATCGCGGCGCTGGTCCTTCTCGGTGCCTGCGCGAAGAAGGACGGTTCGGGTGCGCTGCACGCCGGTGACATGCTGGTGCGTGTCCAGCTCGATCCCGACCCGCCGGTGGCCGGCGACAACGTCCTGTGGATCGAGCTGATGGATGCGCAGGGCAAGGGCATCGACGGCGCACAAATCGGGTTCATCTACGACATGGCCGCGATGGGCGCCATGCCCGAGATGAAAGGCGGCGGCGACGTCAAGGCGAAGGGCGGCGGAAGGTACGGGATCACGTATCCGCTCTCGATGTTGGGCGACTGGACACTCACCCTCGGAATCGACGCTCCCGGACACTCTCACACCGAGTTGCGTCTGAAGGTATCGCCGCCGCACAAGGGCTACACGGTCGAGACGCGCGGGGCGATGCCGGCGCGCGAAGGCGGGGCGCAGACCATCGAGCTCGCACCTGAGCGGCAGCAGCTGATCGGCGTTGTCTACGCCCGGGTCGAGCGAAGACCGTTGACCATCACCCTGAGGGCGACCGGCCGCGTCGAGGTGGACGAGACGCAGGTCAGCGAGGTGGTGCTCAAGTACGACGCGTACGTCGAACAGCTGTTCGTGGACCAGACCGGGCAGCCGGTAAAGAAGGGTGACCCGCTGCTCACCCTGTACAGCCCCGAGTTGCTCTCGGCGGAGCGGGATTATCTCGTCGCGCTCCGTACCCCCGGCGTCCCGGGGAGCGAGCAGCTGGTCCGGGCGGCCGAGGAGCGTCTCAAGCTGTGGAACCTCGGTGAGGCGCAAATCGCGCGGCTGCGCAAGCGAGGCACCGCGGAGCCGCGCGTCGTCATCCGCAGTCCCGCCGACGGAACCGTGCTGGAGAAGAGCGTCGTCGCCGGAACAAGGGCGATGGCCGGGAACGTGCTTTATCGAATCGGAAATCTGGGACGGATCTGGGTCGTAGCGGACCTGTTCGAATCGGATGCTCCATATATGGAGCCGGGTCTCCCCGCGACGCTGGCGCTACCGTTCGCGGGCGGCCATTCGCTGAAAGGCACTGTCCAGTTCGTGTATCCGACCGTCGATGAAAAAACGCGATCGGTCAGGGCGCGACTGGTCTTTCCCAACGCGCGGCTCTCGCTCAAGCCGGGGATGTTCGCCGACGTGAAAATCGAGGTGCCGCTGGGCTCCCGGCTTTCAGTCCCCGACGATGCCCTTCTCGCGTCCGGCGAACACCGCTACGCATTCGTGAAGCGCGGTGAAGGAGAGCTGCAGGCCAGGGAAGTCAAGGTCGGCGCGCTCGGCGATTACGACGAGGTCCTCGCTGGCCTCAGCGAGGGCGAGGAGGTCGCGACACAGGCAACGTTTCTCTTGTCGAGCGAGGCGCAGCTACGCAGTGCCCTTCCGCGCTGGAACAATCCGTGATCACCAGGGTCATCGCCTGGTCCGCGAAGAACCGCCTCGCGACGCTGTTGCTCGTCGCACTCGCGAGTGCGTGGGGCGTGCTGTCGCTGCGGCACACTGCGCTGGATGCGATCCCCGACCTCTCCGACGTCCAGGTGATCATCTTCTCGGAATGGATGGGCCGTGCCCCCGACCTGGTCGAGGACAACATCACGTATCCCGTGGTGTCGTCGCTGCTCGGCTCGCCGCGCGTCACCGCAGTCCGCGGGCAGTCGATGTTCGGCATGTCGTTCGTGAACGTCATCTTCGAGGACGGCACCGATCTGTACTGGGCGCGCAGCCGCGTGCTGGAGAAGTTGTCGAGCATTTCGAACAAGCTGCCGCGAGGCGTGACACCGATCCTCGGCCCGGACGCTACCGGCGTCGGCTGGGTGTTCGAATACGCGCTGGTCGACAAGACCGGACACGCGACGCTGC contains the following coding sequences:
- a CDS encoding efflux RND transporter periplasmic adaptor subunit, coding for MKSVISIAALVLLGACAKKDGSGALHAGDMLVRVQLDPDPPVAGDNVLWIELMDAQGKGIDGAQIGFIYDMAAMGAMPEMKGGGDVKAKGGGRYGITYPLSMLGDWTLTLGIDAPGHSHTELRLKVSPPHKGYTVETRGAMPAREGGAQTIELAPERQQLIGVVYARVERRPLTITLRATGRVEVDETQVSEVVLKYDAYVEQLFVDQTGQPVKKGDPLLTLYSPELLSAERDYLVALRTPGVPGSEQLVRAAEERLKLWNLGEAQIARLRKRGTAEPRVVIRSPADGTVLEKSVVAGTRAMAGNVLYRIGNLGRIWVVADLFESDAPYMEPGLPATLALPFAGGHSLKGTVQFVYPTVDEKTRSVRARLVFPNARLSLKPGMFADVKIEVPLGSRLSVPDDALLASGEHRYAFVKRGEGELQAREVKVGALGDYDEVLAGLSEGEEVATQATFLLSSEAQLRSALPRWNNP
- a CDS encoding TolC family protein — translated: MPSLADGRHSMVAVLFAFALAAPSPLRLAELLREAREKNPDLKAAEARTQAARESVSPAGALDDPMLMVQLWNAPVDFSSIPVMVQLTQPIPLGGKRAARTDAARADASMAEAELAGKRREIETQVASAYFDLFLAERTLEVDDELEGLLKVLLQSSEARVSTGKGEQVELLRAQGSLVQLKSDRETAVDHRRSAWSRLASLLDRDLAAPTGTTTQPGMLTSLPEVSELQQRALRERPELAAARAQIAAAEAQARLAKASTVPDLGVFAAEMHVFRNPGGPSNFLFAGVQVNLPIFSGGKNRPRIASAQALVIAAQEATHALRNRVASEIAETYAHLLAEQHQIDLHHQLIPIARQTVESAQSSYAAGRTAFVMVLDSARELRMHELDLATHFAMYEQRLAELQRAVGADLGLERSAEAGHEERH